In Desulfatibacillum aliphaticivorans DSM 15576, a genomic segment contains:
- a CDS encoding AraC family transcriptional regulator, whose amino-acid sequence MSDARAYYEERIIRVQMFIQDHLDDPMTLEELAKVACFSPFHFHRIFTAMTGEPLKEYIRRLLLERAAHELRYSSQPVVQVALNAGYQTHEAFTRAFRNMFGVPPRQYRTELPSRARNRAGSPQVFNLRILKPKGDAMDIRIEEFPPLDVVFIRHTGPYEECGIAWEKLCSHPDVAKELGPETQAIGICYDDPDITEADKIRMDVCVTAPPSLSPPEGMEKQTIKGGEYAVLTHHGPYEGLHDCYRWLFGEWLPSSGREANYAPSLEVYVNSPEEVAPQDLITEIRVPLK is encoded by the coding sequence ATGTCCGACGCACGAGCATATTACGAAGAGCGCATAATCCGGGTGCAGATGTTCATCCAGGATCATCTGGACGATCCGATGACGCTGGAAGAACTGGCCAAGGTTGCCTGCTTCTCCCCGTTCCATTTTCACCGGATTTTTACGGCCATGACGGGGGAGCCGCTTAAGGAGTACATCCGCCGCCTGCTTCTGGAGCGGGCCGCCCATGAACTGCGGTACTCCTCTCAGCCGGTTGTGCAGGTCGCCCTGAACGCGGGATACCAGACCCACGAAGCCTTTACGCGCGCTTTCAGAAACATGTTCGGCGTTCCCCCCAGGCAATACAGGACGGAGCTTCCCTCCAGGGCTCGCAATAGGGCGGGCTCTCCCCAGGTTTTTAACCTGAGAATCCTCAAACCTAAAGGAGACGCCATGGACATCCGAATCGAAGAATTTCCACCCCTTGACGTTGTTTTCATCCGCCACACCGGCCCGTACGAAGAGTGCGGTATCGCCTGGGAAAAGCTGTGCTCCCACCCGGACGTCGCCAAAGAACTGGGGCCCGAAACCCAGGCCATAGGCATTTGTTACGACGACCCGGACATCACCGAAGCCGATAAAATCCGCATGGATGTTTGCGTTACCGCGCCGCCCTCTCTTTCTCCGCCGGAAGGCATGGAAAAGCAGACCATCAAGGGGGGAGAGTACGCCGTCCTGACCCATCATGGCCCTTATGAGGGATTGCACGACTGCTACCGCTGGCTGTTCGGAGAGTGGCTGCCTTCCAGCGGTAGAGAGGCTAACTACGCCCCCTCCCTGGAAGTGTATGTCAACAGCCCGGAGGAGGTCGCGCCCCAGGACCTCATCACGGAAATTCGGGTTCCGCTTAAATAG
- a CDS encoding GNAT family N-acetyltransferase: MKNKWKGAPMDYEIKRNCDNVDWQAVSDLLKTVGMAHYPPDIHQKAFEASYSVVFILDSGKLIGMGRAISDGAYQAALYDFAVSPDYQGKGLGRIILSTILADVPNCHVILYAAVGKEGYYETQGFRKMKTGMARFLNAEAMAKKGFTE; the protein is encoded by the coding sequence GTGAAAAACAAGTGGAAAGGCGCCCCCATGGATTATGAAATCAAAAGAAACTGCGATAACGTGGACTGGCAGGCTGTTTCGGACCTGCTGAAAACCGTGGGCATGGCCCACTACCCGCCTGATATTCATCAAAAGGCTTTTGAGGCCAGCTACTCCGTGGTGTTTATTTTGGACTCCGGCAAGCTGATCGGCATGGGCCGGGCCATATCCGACGGGGCGTATCAGGCGGCGTTGTATGATTTTGCGGTGTCCCCGGATTACCAGGGCAAGGGGCTCGGAAGGATCATCCTGTCCACGATTCTGGCTGACGTCCCCAATTGCCATGTGATCTTGTATGCTGCGGTCGGGAAGGAGGGTTATTACGAAACTCAGGGGTTCCGGAAAATGAAAACCGGCATGGCCAGGTTCTTAAACGCCGAGGCCATGGCTAAGAAGGGTTTTACGGAATAA
- a CDS encoding molybdopterin-dependent oxidoreductase produces the protein MENPQQSQDVRIVRATSAFDCGGRCPLLLHVKDNKIIRIEGDDHPDSDRQLRTCLRCRAYRKYVHHPERLMHPQKRVGAKGEGRFERISWDEALSILSGKLKETKDKFGPESILLMTGGGYLASLHSGSMAAPRLLNQFGGYTTHYGNISSEGAVWASLVQYGSVMVGHSREDMLNSKLIILWGWDPARMISGSNTMHHLLKAKENGAKVISVEPRYTDTAAAVADKWIPIYPGTDTAMMAAMAYVMITENLQDQAFLNKYTIGFDKFKEYILGDEDGQAKTPQWAEAVCGVPAETIADLAREYAAAKPAALMDCQGPARSAMGEQYCRFAATLSAMTGNVGKPGGSACGGLMGIPIGHMFRMSAIPPGKNPVEMTGPKIKGTLDIRDRVIKRIHINKLWEAILEGKAGGFPADVKMAWSMCNNYLNQIGNANKGDKALKKLPFFAVNEIFMTAQARYADLLLPVTTAAERSDLTYAWPSGPYYTFVNRAIEPLGECKSDLEICEMLSDYLGVKDYRLGAKEEDILKHMVDQNPVTSKYVTDFDKFKNDGIHRIELKEPYIAFRKQIEDPENNPFDTPSGKIEIYSQRVADINSPKCPPVPKYIPTFEDRNDPLFEKYPLQLLTPHPRNRVHSEMYKVEWLREAEPHVLWIHPSDAEARGVSNGDDIQAFNDRGRVAVQAFVTQRIKPGVVCMFEGAWYQPDENGVDRGACANTLTKDDYSGGGAAVMNTSLVQVAKA, from the coding sequence TTGGAAAACCCGCAACAATCCCAAGACGTCCGCATTGTCCGGGCCACGTCCGCCTTTGACTGCGGCGGGCGCTGCCCTTTGCTGCTTCATGTGAAGGATAACAAGATCATTCGCATCGAAGGAGACGATCACCCGGACTCCGACCGGCAATTGCGCACCTGCCTCAGGTGCCGTGCATACCGAAAATACGTGCACCACCCGGAACGCCTTATGCATCCCCAAAAACGCGTGGGCGCCAAAGGGGAGGGCAGGTTCGAACGCATCTCCTGGGACGAGGCTTTGTCTATCCTATCGGGCAAGCTCAAGGAGACCAAGGATAAATTCGGCCCGGAATCCATTTTGCTCATGACCGGCGGAGGCTATCTGGCCAGCCTGCACAGCGGGTCCATGGCTGCGCCCAGGCTGTTGAACCAGTTCGGCGGATACACCACCCATTACGGCAACATCTCCTCCGAAGGCGCGGTTTGGGCCTCTTTGGTTCAATACGGAAGCGTGATGGTGGGCCACAGCCGGGAGGACATGCTGAATTCCAAGCTCATTATTCTTTGGGGCTGGGATCCGGCGCGCATGATTTCCGGCTCAAACACCATGCATCATCTGCTTAAGGCCAAAGAGAACGGCGCCAAGGTGATCTCCGTGGAGCCCCGGTATACGGACACCGCCGCCGCCGTGGCGGACAAGTGGATTCCCATTTATCCGGGTACGGATACGGCCATGATGGCGGCCATGGCATACGTGATGATCACGGAAAATCTGCAAGATCAGGCTTTTCTGAACAAGTACACCATAGGCTTCGACAAGTTCAAGGAATACATCCTGGGCGACGAGGACGGCCAGGCCAAGACCCCGCAGTGGGCCGAGGCTGTTTGCGGCGTTCCCGCCGAAACCATCGCGGATCTGGCGCGGGAGTACGCCGCAGCCAAGCCGGCCGCGCTCATGGATTGCCAGGGGCCGGCCCGCAGCGCCATGGGCGAGCAATACTGCCGGTTCGCAGCCACTCTGTCCGCCATGACCGGCAATGTGGGCAAGCCCGGCGGTTCGGCCTGCGGCGGACTTATGGGCATCCCCATCGGCCACATGTTCCGCATGTCGGCCATTCCCCCGGGCAAAAACCCCGTAGAAATGACCGGCCCAAAAATCAAAGGCACCCTGGACATCCGGGACCGGGTGATCAAGCGCATCCACATCAACAAGCTGTGGGAGGCCATCCTGGAAGGCAAGGCCGGGGGATTTCCGGCGGATGTCAAAATGGCCTGGTCCATGTGCAACAACTACCTGAACCAGATCGGCAACGCCAACAAGGGGGACAAGGCGCTCAAAAAGCTGCCCTTCTTTGCGGTAAACGAAATATTCATGACCGCCCAGGCGCGTTACGCCGACCTGCTTCTACCCGTCACCACGGCGGCGGAGCGGAGCGACCTCACCTACGCCTGGCCTTCAGGCCCCTATTACACCTTTGTGAACCGGGCCATCGAGCCTTTGGGCGAGTGCAAGTCCGATCTGGAAATTTGCGAAATGCTGTCCGATTATCTGGGCGTGAAAGACTATCGCCTGGGCGCCAAGGAAGAGGACATCCTCAAGCACATGGTGGACCAAAATCCCGTGACCAGCAAATACGTCACGGACTTTGACAAGTTTAAGAACGACGGCATCCACCGTATCGAGTTGAAAGAGCCGTACATCGCCTTTCGCAAGCAGATTGAAGACCCGGAGAACAATCCCTTTGACACGCCTTCGGGTAAAATCGAAATTTATTCCCAGCGTGTGGCTGATATAAACAGTCCCAAATGCCCGCCTGTGCCTAAATACATTCCCACCTTCGAGGACCGGAACGATCCCTTGTTTGAGAAATACCCTCTTCAGCTTCTCACCCCTCATCCGCGAAACCGGGTGCACTCCGAAATGTACAAGGTGGAATGGCTGCGGGAGGCCGAGCCCCACGTGCTTTGGATTCATCCCTCGGACGCGGAGGCTCGGGGCGTTTCAAACGGGGATGACATCCAGGCTTTTAACGATCGGGGCCGGGTGGCTGTCCAGGCGTTCGTCACCCAGCGCATTAAGCCGGGCGTGGTCTGCATGTTTGAAGGGGCCTGGTATCAGCCTGACGAAAACGGAGTCGACCGGGGCGCCTGCGCCAACACCCTGACCAAGGACGACTATTCCGGCGGCGGGGCTGCTGTCATGAACACTTCACTGGTCCAGGTTGCCAAGGCCTAA
- a CDS encoding 4Fe-4S dicluster domain-containing protein codes for MQMGFYFDQTRCTGCNACRVACKDWNDVPEGPEAWMQVKYLEQGETPDVFVAYMLQTCFHCESPICAEACPADAITKRPEDGIVLVDRNACLGKEECGAKCLKACPYQAPQFGPEPGAKMGKCVFCTDRLAQGKMPSCVEACYTRALDFGPLDELQKKYGQAVEAPSFKYSKRTKPSVVMNPKNPK; via the coding sequence ATGCAAATGGGATTTTATTTCGACCAAACCCGCTGCACAGGCTGCAACGCCTGCCGCGTGGCCTGCAAAGACTGGAACGACGTGCCTGAAGGCCCGGAAGCCTGGATGCAGGTGAAATACTTGGAGCAGGGCGAAACGCCGGACGTGTTTGTGGCCTATATGCTTCAAACCTGCTTCCATTGCGAGTCGCCCATATGCGCCGAGGCCTGCCCGGCGGACGCCATCACCAAGAGGCCGGAGGACGGGATCGTCCTGGTGGACCGCAACGCCTGTTTGGGCAAGGAGGAATGCGGCGCCAAGTGCCTGAAGGCCTGCCCGTACCAAGCCCCCCAGTTCGGACCCGAGCCCGGCGCAAAAATGGGCAAGTGCGTTTTTTGCACGGATCGCCTGGCCCAGGGCAAAATGCCTTCCTGCGTGGAGGCCTGTTACACCAGGGCGCTCGACTTTGGGCCTTTGGATGAATTGCAAAAAAAATACGGCCAGGCTGTGGAAGCGCCAAGTTTCAAGTATTCGAAGCGCACAAAACCCTCCGTGGTTATGAATCCGAAAAATCCGAAATAA
- a CDS encoding PAS domain S-box protein, translating to MPQGQLNENFVCRGSELEKKLQEYKADAQKYKALFHQFPYGITITDENGRILETNVVAEELLGILKEEHESKSINPEDWNIIRPDGSPMPLEEWAAMVALRENRVVSKVMGVVGKDGAVAWFNVAAAPLHLKGYGVVITYHNISDKIQTEKALTDSETRFQMLFENAPLGYQSLDENGCFIQVNQTWLQILGYAREEVIGRPFSDFLHPDWKEHFKENFPRFKAIGEILGVEFYMRKKDGAFILVSFNGKIGKDAKGDFKQTHCILQDITEQKRTQDALEKRLLALTRPMEDPEDVHLQDLFSIKDLQTFQDQFSAAMQVASLITTPAGEPITTPSNFTRLCSELIRSTEIGRANCHKSDSILGAHHQNGPVVRPCLSGGLWDAGASITVGGKHLANWLIGQVRDKTQTEESIRAYARTIGADEEECAKAFWETPSMNVEEFQRIADLLYTFANTLSDMAFQNLQQARFIAERKQAEEAIKRHQSLHSKLVANIGDVIVIIDQEGVNRYKSANIEKHFGWKPEDVLGKSTWDNVHPEDIERSKMFFLDLAREPGKTGVLECRYRRKDGAFRWIEFTGVSLFHDPDINGILGNYHDITERKEAEKSLRESEARFKALHNASFGGIAIHDKGVILDCNHGLSQISGHTVEELIGMDGLLLIAEQSRDMVMGNILAGYEKPYEAMGVRKNGEEFPLRLEARNIPYKGKQVRVVEFRDITESKQAEAEREKLQSQLLQAQKMESVGRLAGGVAHDFNNMLSVIIGHTEMAMDGMNPNNPIFADLSEIFSAAQRSADITRQLLAFARKQTIAPKVLDLNHTVEGMLKMLRRLIGEDIDLVWAPHDNLWAVNMDPTQIDQILANLCVNARDAIDGVGKIVIETRKISITDSPDQNSEARPGDYVVLAVSDDGKGMDFQTQENLFEPFFSTKDVDKGTGLGLAMVYGIVKQNKGFITVQSEVGQGATFKIHLPKHTAPAALAPKKSAESPAAKGHEMILVVEDEPAILNMARLMLEQLGYKILAASSPSQAIQLSKDPPGEIHLVITDVIMPNMNGRELEERLRMMHPNIKTLFMSGYTANVIAQHGVLDKEIRFLQKPFTKKLLATRVREALDGSV from the coding sequence TTGCCCCAAGGACAATTGAATGAAAATTTTGTTTGCAGAGGCTCCGAGTTAGAAAAAAAACTGCAAGAGTACAAAGCCGACGCCCAAAAGTATAAGGCCCTGTTCCATCAATTTCCCTACGGCATTACAATTACCGACGAAAACGGCCGAATTTTGGAAACCAACGTCGTCGCAGAGGAGCTTTTGGGGATCTTAAAGGAGGAGCATGAAAGCAAGTCCATAAACCCCGAAGACTGGAACATAATTCGCCCTGACGGATCGCCCATGCCGTTGGAGGAATGGGCCGCCATGGTCGCGCTTAGGGAAAACCGCGTGGTCTCCAAGGTGATGGGGGTTGTCGGGAAGGACGGCGCCGTCGCCTGGTTTAACGTGGCGGCAGCCCCGCTTCATTTAAAGGGTTACGGGGTTGTAATAACCTACCACAATATTTCGGACAAGATACAAACGGAAAAGGCCCTGACGGACAGCGAAACGCGCTTTCAAATGCTTTTTGAAAACGCGCCGTTAGGGTATCAGTCTTTGGATGAAAACGGCTGCTTTATTCAAGTCAACCAAACTTGGCTGCAAATCCTGGGTTACGCCAGGGAAGAGGTTATAGGCAGACCTTTCAGCGACTTTTTGCATCCGGACTGGAAGGAGCATTTCAAGGAAAACTTTCCCCGCTTCAAGGCCATTGGCGAAATCCTGGGCGTGGAATTTTATATGCGGAAAAAGGACGGGGCGTTTATCCTGGTTTCCTTTAACGGCAAAATCGGAAAGGACGCCAAGGGGGATTTTAAACAGACCCATTGCATTCTACAAGACATAACCGAACAAAAACGCACCCAGGATGCGCTTGAAAAACGCCTTTTGGCCTTGACTAGGCCCATGGAGGATCCGGAGGATGTTCACCTCCAAGACCTCTTTAGTATCAAAGACCTGCAAACCTTTCAGGACCAGTTTTCAGCGGCCATGCAAGTGGCCTCGCTCATAACCACCCCCGCCGGAGAGCCTATCACCACCCCCAGCAACTTCACAAGGCTGTGTTCGGAACTAATCCGGTCTACGGAAATCGGTCGCGCCAACTGCCACAAGTCGGATTCCATCCTGGGAGCGCATCATCAAAACGGGCCGGTCGTCAGGCCTTGCCTGAGCGGCGGATTATGGGACGCGGGGGCAAGCATCACCGTTGGAGGGAAGCATCTGGCCAATTGGCTCATAGGCCAGGTGCGCGATAAAACGCAAACGGAAGAAAGCATCCGAGCCTACGCCCGAACCATCGGCGCGGATGAAGAGGAATGCGCCAAAGCGTTTTGGGAAACGCCCTCCATGAACGTCGAGGAATTCCAACGGATTGCCGACTTGCTGTATACTTTTGCAAACACCCTCTCGGATATGGCCTTCCAAAACCTGCAGCAAGCCCGTTTTATTGCGGAACGCAAGCAAGCCGAGGAAGCCATCAAGCGGCACCAGAGCCTCCACAGCAAGCTGGTGGCCAACATCGGGGACGTCATTGTCATCATCGATCAGGAAGGCGTAAACCGATACAAAAGCGCCAACATAGAAAAACATTTCGGCTGGAAGCCGGAAGACGTGCTGGGGAAAAGCACCTGGGACAATGTTCATCCGGAAGATATAGAGAGGTCCAAAATGTTTTTCCTGGACCTGGCCAGGGAGCCGGGCAAAACCGGCGTTCTTGAATGCCGGTATCGCCGCAAGGACGGCGCTTTCCGATGGATAGAGTTTACGGGCGTGAGCCTTTTTCATGACCCTGATATCAATGGAATCTTAGGAAATTACCACGACATAACCGAAAGAAAGGAGGCTGAAAAATCGCTGCGGGAGAGCGAAGCCCGCTTTAAGGCCCTGCACAACGCCTCCTTCGGCGGAATCGCCATCCACGATAAAGGAGTGATTCTGGACTGCAATCACGGGCTGTCCCAGATCTCCGGGCATACGGTTGAAGAGTTGATCGGCATGGATGGGCTGCTGCTGATTGCCGAGCAAAGCCGGGACATGGTGATGGGAAATATATTGGCGGGCTATGAAAAGCCCTACGAAGCCATGGGGGTCCGGAAAAACGGCGAGGAGTTTCCCCTTCGCCTGGAGGCGCGAAACATTCCCTACAAGGGCAAGCAGGTCAGGGTGGTGGAGTTCAGGGACATCACGGAATCCAAACAGGCGGAGGCGGAGCGGGAAAAGCTGCAATCCCAGCTACTGCAAGCGCAAAAAATGGAGTCAGTAGGCCGCCTTGCCGGCGGGGTGGCCCATGATTTCAACAATATGTTGAGCGTTATTATCGGGCACACGGAAATGGCCATGGACGGAATGAACCCCAATAACCCTATTTTCGCCGACTTGAGCGAGATATTCAGCGCCGCTCAGCGCTCGGCCGACATTACCAGGCAATTGCTGGCTTTCGCCCGCAAGCAGACCATCGCCCCCAAAGTTCTGGACCTGAACCACACCGTGGAAGGCATGTTGAAAATGCTGCGCCGGCTGATCGGCGAAGATATTGACCTTGTATGGGCGCCGCACGATAATTTGTGGGCCGTTAATATGGACCCCACCCAGATCGATCAGATCCTCGCCAACTTATGCGTCAACGCCCGTGACGCCATCGACGGCGTTGGAAAAATTGTCATTGAAACCCGTAAAATCTCCATCACGGACTCTCCGGACCAAAACTCGGAAGCCCGCCCTGGGGACTATGTGGTCCTGGCCGTCAGCGACGACGGCAAAGGCATGGATTTTCAAACCCAGGAAAACCTGTTCGAGCCTTTTTTTTCAACAAAAGATGTGGATAAGGGAACCGGGCTGGGATTGGCCATGGTTTACGGGATTGTAAAGCAAAACAAAGGGTTTATTACGGTTCAAAGCGAAGTGGGCCAGGGCGCCACCTTTAAAATTCATTTGCCGAAGCATACGGCGCCTGCAGCGCTTGCGCCGAAAAAATCCGCGGAATCTCCGGCCGCCAAGGGACACGAAATGATCCTGGTGGTTGAGGACGAGCCGGCCATCCTGAATATGGCAAGGCTCATGCTGGAACAATTGGGATACAAGATTTTAGCGGCCAGCTCCCCCAGTCAGGCCATCCAACTTTCCAAGGACCCGCCTGGAGAGATTCATCTGGTAATAACCGATGTGATCATGCCAAACATGAACGGAAGAGAGTTGGAAGAGCGGTTGCGGATGATGCATCCAAATATCAAAACCCTGTTCATGTCCGGATACACTGCCAATGTGATAGCCCAGCACGGCGTTTTGGACAAAGAAATCAGGTTTCTCCAAAAGCCTTTTACAAAAAAGCTCCTGGCGACAAGGGTTCGGGAAGCCCTGGACGGCAGTGTTTGA